In one Arenibacter antarcticus genomic region, the following are encoded:
- a CDS encoding lipocalin family protein has translation MKNLITNTKTIHILFLIVGVLLLGSCKNDRKSTANNEANSEIEESIVEKEFLVGSWKDTSKSALHFTLLKNGTARSDNMKTLLYKNWKVKANQITFTIESIGNGTSSMDTITYNIEKLTRDELILKKGNYLSEYTKK, from the coding sequence ATGAAAAATTTAATTACCAACACGAAGACAATTCACATCTTATTTTTAATTGTCGGGGTACTTTTGTTGGGTTCTTGTAAAAATGACAGAAAAAGTACAGCTAACAACGAAGCAAATTCAGAAATAGAGGAATCAATAGTTGAAAAAGAGTTTCTTGTCGGGTCCTGGAAAGACACCTCTAAATCGGCATTACATTTTACCCTTTTAAAAAATGGCACTGCTCGTTCCGATAATATGAAAACCCTTCTCTATAAAAATTGGAAGGTAAAAGCCAATCAAATTACATTCACTATCGAGAGTATTGGAAATGGCACATCGTCTATGGACACTATAACTTATAATATTGAAAAATTAACAAGAGACGAGCTGATTCTCAAAAAGGGCAATTACCTGTCTGAATACACGAAAAAATAA
- a CDS encoding transposase: MAFRYFNGVDLFAIDGLSHSTILSITSEIGPEGFNKFKTAKQFSSWLRLVPNNKVRGKDTQ; the protein is encoded by the coding sequence ATAGCCTTCCGTTATTTTAACGGGGTAGATCTCTTTGCCATCGATGGACTGAGCCATTCTACAATATTGTCCATTACGAGCGAGATAGGCCCCGAAGGCTTCAATAAGTTCAAGACCGCAAAACAGTTTTCCTCTTGGCTCAGGCTCGTACCGAACAACAAGGTCAGGGGGAAAGATACTCAGTAA
- a CDS encoding helix-turn-helix domain-containing protein yields the protein MNYQTFQPHLDLESLVSCYWTLEVPAENDTERQRIIPDGCIEMAFILGDDIKRYTSQDEFILQPRAMVLGQTIEPFYIEPTGYVNTFAIRFYPYGFANFVTEPIKNLANKETPIELLFGENTAKELERKIIQATDSKQRIEIIENFFLDKLNEKTTIDNIVKMTIDALLSTNGTASITTILKEDLSKRRQLERNFIKQIGVSPKQLGKVIRLQTALKMLLNKKTENLTNIAYESEYFDQAHFNKDFKEFTGINPKEFLGNENMALSTLFYK from the coding sequence ATGAACTATCAAACATTCCAACCGCATCTAGATTTAGAATCGCTTGTAAGTTGCTATTGGACTTTAGAAGTTCCTGCCGAAAATGATACGGAAAGACAGCGGATTATACCTGATGGTTGCATTGAAATGGCATTTATCCTTGGAGATGACATTAAACGATATACTTCCCAAGATGAATTTATCCTTCAACCTCGTGCAATGGTACTTGGACAAACCATTGAACCATTTTATATCGAACCAACAGGCTACGTCAATACATTTGCAATTCGATTTTATCCGTATGGTTTTGCCAATTTCGTTACTGAACCCATTAAAAATTTAGCAAACAAAGAAACCCCAATAGAATTGCTGTTCGGAGAAAATACCGCTAAAGAACTGGAACGAAAAATAATTCAGGCAACAGACAGTAAACAGCGAATAGAGATCATAGAAAATTTTTTTTTAGATAAGTTGAACGAGAAAACCACTATTGACAACATTGTAAAAATGACCATCGATGCCCTTTTATCAACAAATGGAACTGCATCAATAACCACTATTCTTAAAGAAGACTTGTCCAAAAGAAGACAACTCGAAAGAAATTTTATAAAACAAATCGGTGTTAGCCCAAAACAGTTAGGTAAAGTAATCCGACTACAAACGGCATTAAAAATGTTACTGAACAAAAAGACGGAAAACCTAACTAACATTGCATATGAAAGTGAATATTTCGACCAAGCTCATTTTAATAAAGACTTTAAGGAGTTTACCGGAATTAACCCGAAGGAGTTTCTAGGCAATGAAAATATGGCTCTTTCTACTCTTTTCTACAAATAG
- the murF gene encoding UDP-N-acetylmuramoyl-tripeptide--D-alanyl-D-alanine ligase produces MTTEQLHTLFLRYPVICTDTRKITPNCLFFALKGDNFDGNAYAADAIKKGASYAIIEDRQFASSEKNILVADVLSTLQQLAKFHREYCNAKVIGLTGSNGKTTTKELITAVLSKKYKTIATKGNLNNHIGVPLTLLSITPETEIAIVEMGANHAQEIAFLCQLAKPDYGYITNFGKAHLEGFGSEEGVIMAKSELYDYLFANNKFVFFNADDTIQASRLNLVTSKLGFSAHPGPHLPIKILGADPYVSLEVRELPIESKLVGRYNFTNCSAAVLIGDYFKVPLTDIKIALENYIPQNNRSQIIQKTSFKIVLDAYNANPTSMKAALENFQELKSARKIAFLGDMFELGNAAEKEHQEIANLAAKMDFDQVFLIGENFYKTTTDLHKYKSFDQLAKSIGNISTEEATILIKGSRGMALERLVALL; encoded by the coding sequence ATGACAACAGAACAACTTCACACACTTTTTTTAAGGTACCCCGTTATTTGTACCGACACGAGAAAAATAACTCCTAATTGCCTATTCTTTGCACTAAAGGGAGATAATTTTGACGGAAACGCCTATGCGGCCGATGCCATAAAGAAAGGAGCTTCTTATGCTATTATAGAGGACAGGCAATTTGCCAGTTCCGAAAAGAACATCTTAGTTGCGGATGTTCTAAGCACCCTACAACAATTAGCAAAGTTTCACAGGGAATATTGTAATGCAAAGGTAATTGGCCTTACCGGCAGCAACGGCAAGACTACTACTAAGGAGCTAATTACTGCTGTCCTGTCTAAAAAATACAAGACTATAGCCACAAAAGGCAACCTAAACAACCATATTGGAGTACCCTTAACCTTACTCTCCATAACCCCAGAAACGGAAATTGCCATTGTGGAAATGGGCGCCAACCACGCTCAAGAAATTGCCTTTCTATGCCAATTAGCGAAGCCCGATTACGGGTATATCACCAATTTTGGAAAAGCACATTTAGAAGGATTTGGCAGTGAGGAAGGGGTTATCATGGCCAAAAGCGAACTTTACGATTATCTTTTCGCAAACAATAAGTTTGTTTTTTTTAATGCCGATGATACTATACAGGCAAGCCGACTTAACTTGGTTACAAGCAAATTAGGATTCAGTGCCCACCCAGGGCCTCATTTACCAATAAAAATTTTGGGTGCAGATCCCTATGTATCTCTAGAAGTCAGAGAACTCCCAATAGAAAGTAAACTTGTAGGAAGATATAATTTCACCAATTGTAGTGCAGCCGTTTTAATAGGCGACTATTTTAAGGTACCCCTCACCGATATTAAAATTGCCTTGGAAAATTATATCCCGCAGAATAACCGTTCGCAAATCATTCAGAAAACCAGTTTTAAAATTGTCCTGGATGCGTACAACGCCAATCCTACCAGCATGAAGGCTGCCCTGGAAAATTTTCAGGAATTAAAATCGGCACGTAAAATAGCATTTTTGGGCGATATGTTCGAATTGGGGAATGCTGCAGAAAAGGAGCATCAGGAAATTGCAAATCTGGCAGCGAAAATGGATTTTGACCAAGTGTTCTTAATTGGCGAAAACTTCTACAAAACAACGACAGACCTTCACAAATATAAATCCTTTGATCAATTAGCGAAGTCTATAGGAAATATTTCCACTGAGGAGGCAACTATTCTGATAAAGGGATCTAGGGGAATGGCCTTGGAAAGATTGGTAGCCCTATTGTAA
- a CDS encoding metallophosphoesterase, whose translation MILRLNKYPILIALLVLFISCDKRGQKPFSFVQLCDTQLGMGGYAHDIKTFKQAVIQINELNPDFVVICGDLVEEATDSSYSDFKNIMKGFNIPCHVAPGNHDVGNNANDSKLSYYRKTIGNDYYEFQHKKYSFIVTNTQLWKANVENESEKHNNWFKETLRIQNDKQNPIVVIGHYPLYTDSPKEEEHYFNLPLIKRKEILELFKKNNVVAYLSGHTHKLVVNNYENIQLVSGETTSKNFDNRPLGFRLWQVSSDTIQHHFVSLETSALNKVKP comes from the coding sequence ATGATTTTACGATTGAATAAATACCCAATACTAATTGCATTACTTGTACTCTTCATTTCCTGCGACAAAAGAGGGCAAAAGCCTTTCTCCTTTGTTCAATTATGCGATACTCAATTGGGAATGGGTGGTTATGCACATGATATAAAAACATTCAAACAGGCTGTTATACAAATAAATGAGCTTAACCCTGATTTTGTTGTAATATGTGGTGACCTTGTTGAAGAAGCTACTGATAGTTCATATTCTGATTTTAAAAACATTATGAAAGGGTTTAATATACCTTGCCACGTCGCTCCAGGAAACCATGATGTAGGCAATAATGCAAACGACTCAAAACTAAGTTATTACCGAAAAACTATTGGAAATGATTATTACGAATTTCAACATAAGAAATATTCATTTATTGTGACAAATACACAATTATGGAAAGCTAATGTAGAGAACGAATCAGAAAAACATAATAATTGGTTTAAAGAAACTCTTAGGATTCAAAATGACAAACAGAATCCAATAGTTGTTATTGGACATTACCCTTTGTACACTGATTCTCCCAAAGAAGAAGAACACTATTTTAATTTGCCTCTGATTAAAAGGAAAGAGATATTAGAATTATTTAAGAAAAACAATGTTGTTGCATACTTATCTGGTCATACTCATAAATTAGTGGTTAACAATTATGAGAACATTCAACTCGTGAGTGGTGAAACTACCAGTAAGAATTTTGACAATAGACCTTTAGGATTTAGACTTTGGCAAGTTTCATCTGACACTATACAACATCATTTCGTTTCTTTAGAAACTTCAGCATTAAACAAGGTGAAACCGTAA
- a CDS encoding response regulator → MDSRPYILLADDDDDDCKFFKEALEALPISAHLTFVNDGEELMQLLTKNVEYMPDVLFLDLNMPRKTGVQCLTEIKCDYRLKNVPVVIISTSYDPVVANLLYQSGASYYIRKPIGFSQLQELISTAILRIIKENIPRPEKENFLLLA, encoded by the coding sequence ATGGATTCAAGACCTTACATTCTCCTTGCCGACGATGACGACGATGATTGCAAGTTTTTTAAAGAAGCTTTGGAAGCGTTGCCAATTTCTGCCCATTTAACTTTTGTCAATGATGGAGAGGAGCTAATGCAGTTACTTACAAAGAATGTGGAATACATGCCCGATGTCCTTTTTCTGGATCTTAACATGCCTCGGAAAACTGGAGTCCAATGCCTAACGGAAATAAAATGTGATTATAGGCTCAAAAATGTTCCTGTAGTAATTATTTCCACCTCGTATGACCCTGTCGTAGCAAACCTACTGTACCAAAGTGGCGCCTCCTACTATATTCGGAAACCAATCGGATTTTCACAACTTCAGGAACTGATTTCAACAGCGATCCTGCGGATAATAAAGGAAAATATACCACGACCCGAAAAAGAGAACTTTCTGCTCTTGGCTTAA
- a CDS encoding arylsulfatase: protein MHLIFRFGLFILSCLSFISCKTDGKSSRSDLPIGMGEHRPSTEKPNIIYILADDLGYGDLSITGQKKFTTPNIDKLAAQGMLFTQHYSGSTVCAPSRSALMTGMHTGHTVVRGNYEIQPEGQYPIPDDTRTIAEFLKEAGYTTGAFGKWGLGYPGSEGDPNFQGFDTFYGFNCQRIGHNYYPYHLWSNQDSIVLAANSGTNRGDYAPSLIHDKTLQFIEENKDRPFFAYVASIIPHAELVVPEEIHKLYSGKFEPEKPYKGVDGGRGYKIGGYGSQPEPHAAFVGMVRLLDQQVGEIVNKVEKLGVADNTIIIFTSDNGPHKEGGADPDYFDSNGPFRGYKRDLYEGGIRVPMVVKWPKAIKEGSTSDHVSAFWDVFPTVIDLLGGQKGIAMDGVSFLPTLLGEAVKQEEHKYLYWEFHELGGRQAVRMGNWKAVKYNVLKNPNAKIELYNLRNDIGEEHNIAEDHPEIVAEIEKILDEARTPSEVFAFGKS from the coding sequence ATGCATTTAATTTTTCGTTTTGGGCTTTTTATACTTAGTTGTCTCAGTTTTATTTCTTGTAAAACGGACGGAAAATCGTCTCGATCAGATCTTCCCATAGGAATGGGGGAGCATCGTCCTTCCACTGAGAAGCCTAATATTATTTATATTCTGGCCGACGATTTGGGATATGGAGATCTTAGTATTACTGGTCAAAAGAAATTTACGACACCCAACATAGATAAATTGGCAGCGCAAGGCATGTTGTTTACGCAGCATTATTCGGGTAGTACAGTCTGTGCGCCATCCCGTTCGGCATTAATGACAGGGATGCATACGGGGCATACCGTGGTTAGGGGGAATTATGAAATACAACCAGAAGGGCAATATCCCATCCCTGATGACACTCGAACTATAGCCGAATTTCTTAAGGAAGCCGGTTATACAACTGGTGCCTTTGGGAAATGGGGGCTTGGCTACCCAGGCTCCGAGGGGGATCCTAATTTTCAGGGATTTGATACGTTTTATGGCTTTAACTGTCAGAGGATAGGGCATAATTATTATCCCTATCATCTTTGGTCCAATCAAGATTCTATAGTATTGGCTGCCAACTCTGGTACCAACAGAGGGGATTACGCCCCTAGCCTTATTCACGATAAAACCCTGCAATTTATAGAGGAGAATAAAGACAGGCCGTTCTTCGCGTATGTGGCTTCTATCATTCCTCATGCGGAACTGGTAGTTCCTGAGGAAATCCATAAACTGTACAGTGGCAAGTTTGAGCCCGAAAAGCCCTATAAAGGAGTAGATGGGGGACGTGGTTATAAAATTGGAGGTTATGGTTCACAACCCGAACCACACGCTGCATTTGTAGGAATGGTCCGATTGTTGGATCAACAAGTGGGGGAGATTGTTAATAAAGTAGAGAAACTAGGGGTCGCAGATAATACGATTATCATTTTCACTTCGGATAATGGCCCTCATAAGGAGGGGGGTGCAGACCCCGATTATTTTGATAGTAACGGACCATTTAGAGGGTATAAGCGAGATCTGTACGAAGGTGGTATACGTGTTCCAATGGTCGTGAAATGGCCAAAAGCTATAAAAGAAGGGTCCACATCTGATCATGTTTCTGCATTTTGGGATGTTTTTCCCACTGTGATAGACCTGCTGGGAGGACAAAAGGGAATTGCTATGGACGGAGTTTCGTTCTTACCCACCCTCTTAGGGGAAGCGGTAAAGCAAGAGGAGCATAAGTACCTCTATTGGGAGTTTCATGAATTAGGAGGTAGACAGGCGGTTAGAATGGGCAATTGGAAGGCTGTTAAATACAACGTATTAAAAAATCCAAATGCAAAAATTGAGTTGTACAACCTAAGAAACGATATTGGAGAGGAACATAATATAGCGGAAGATCATCCAGAAATAGTTGCGGAGATAGAGAAAATACTTGACGAGGCCAGAACACCATCAGAGGTCTTTGCCTTTGGGAAATCCTAA
- a CDS encoding LytTR family DNA-binding domain-containing protein — translation MRTTLPTKNTVKIALQAFISSSAWRWFQKAIVLTIFSLVVNHLATRDSFPGGESYRFPIEGFMSSIVLCILIGIIAHFNFKFYKKKYFSKKVEIVTIVWFMASTLGYITLMYTPVNIIADKVVGGQTVFYYLLIGLLLTLLLSFILIGLWYAQDIYNLYKLSIKDAEITIESGAKIIKLTYENILCFYSENKIVYTVQKDGTTITTNFTLNELEEKINDQLFFRANRKIIIHKDAVDQIEKIENGKVRIRLKASIENDAIAEIYISRYKRKAFMNWFQ, via the coding sequence ATGAGAACTACACTACCAACCAAGAATACAGTAAAAATAGCATTACAGGCATTTATCAGTAGTTCTGCATGGCGTTGGTTTCAAAAGGCCATTGTATTGACGATTTTCTCTTTAGTGGTAAATCATTTAGCAACACGTGATAGTTTTCCAGGTGGTGAATCGTATAGATTCCCCATAGAAGGTTTTATGTCATCAATTGTTTTATGTATTCTCATTGGAATCATAGCGCATTTTAATTTTAAATTTTACAAGAAAAAATATTTCTCTAAAAAGGTAGAAATTGTCACTATTGTATGGTTTATGGCTTCTACTCTGGGTTATATTACACTCATGTATACTCCTGTAAATATTATTGCAGATAAAGTTGTGGGGGGTCAGACAGTGTTTTATTATTTATTAATTGGTTTGCTACTTACTTTATTATTGAGTTTTATTCTAATAGGTTTATGGTATGCGCAAGACATATATAATTTATACAAGCTATCCATAAAAGACGCTGAAATTACAATTGAAAGCGGTGCAAAAATCATAAAGCTCACTTATGAAAATATTTTATGCTTTTACAGCGAAAATAAAATTGTGTATACGGTTCAAAAAGATGGTACAACAATTACCACCAATTTCACATTGAATGAGCTCGAGGAAAAAATAAATGATCAATTGTTTTTTAGAGCCAATCGTAAAATTATAATCCACAAAGATGCCGTAGACCAAATTGAAAAGATTGAAAATGGCAAGGTACGTATTCGGTTAAAAGCCTCCATTGAAAACGATGCAATTGCTGAAATCTATATCAGTCGTTACAAGCGAAAAGCATTTATGAATTGGTTTCAATAA
- a CDS encoding geranylgeranyl reductase family protein: MKHYDVAIIGSGPSGASTAFHLAKAGISTVIIEKETLPRYKTCGGGLVFRGRNSLPFDILEVVEKEFHTVDIYLGDKLHFKTYREEPTITMVMRDSFDSQITGKAKEAGATLLANHTLETLVFEDNLISLITSKGTITSNFVIAADGALSPTAKMAGWLEDTRKLIPALEYEVEVSDEDLERLSKEVRFDIDAVPYGYAWSFPKKKHLSIGVTSTKRSKINLKKYYREYLETLGITSVISESQHGFQIPVSPRTDGFVKNNVFLIGDAAGFADPITAEGISNAIYSGKLAAEAIIEACKKPELAKALYKAKLEANLIPELKTAIWLSKWFYEQKTIRNLFLKKYGQRVSEEMTNIFHGERPYPKDIKQKLKAKIKEMVF; this comes from the coding sequence ATGAAACATTATGATGTTGCTATAATAGGAAGCGGTCCTTCTGGAGCTTCAACCGCATTTCACCTGGCTAAAGCAGGTATTTCAACCGTAATTATAGAAAAAGAGACGTTGCCACGTTATAAAACTTGTGGAGGTGGTTTAGTATTTAGAGGGCGCAACAGCCTGCCTTTTGACATTTTGGAAGTTGTTGAAAAAGAATTTCACACTGTAGATATCTACTTAGGAGATAAACTGCATTTTAAAACATATAGAGAAGAACCGACCATTACTATGGTTATGCGCGATTCTTTTGATAGCCAAATTACTGGGAAAGCGAAGGAAGCTGGAGCAACTTTGTTAGCGAATCATACATTAGAAACATTGGTCTTTGAGGATAATCTGATAAGCTTAATTACCTCAAAAGGTACGATAACGTCAAATTTTGTAATCGCTGCTGATGGAGCCTTGAGTCCTACCGCCAAAATGGCTGGTTGGTTAGAGGATACTCGCAAATTAATTCCTGCTTTAGAGTATGAAGTAGAAGTGTCTGATGAAGATTTAGAACGTCTTTCTAAAGAAGTTCGCTTCGATATTGATGCTGTTCCGTATGGTTATGCTTGGAGTTTCCCCAAAAAGAAACATCTTTCAATAGGTGTTACTTCTACAAAGAGAAGTAAAATAAATTTAAAAAAATACTATCGAGAGTATTTGGAAACCTTAGGTATTACTAGTGTCATCAGTGAGTCACAACATGGCTTTCAAATACCTGTATCTCCACGTACCGATGGTTTTGTTAAAAACAATGTTTTCTTAATTGGAGATGCTGCTGGTTTTGCAGATCCTATTACTGCCGAAGGAATCTCTAATGCTATTTATAGCGGCAAATTAGCTGCTGAAGCTATTATCGAAGCATGCAAAAAACCAGAATTAGCTAAAGCCTTATACAAAGCAAAATTAGAAGCTAATTTAATACCTGAACTTAAAACAGCGATCTGGCTTTCTAAATGGTTTTACGAACAAAAGACGATTAGAAATTTATTCTTAAAAAAATATGGACAGCGGGTTAGTGAGGAAATGACCAATATTTTTCACGGTGAAAGACCCTATCCAAAAGATATTAAGCAAAAGCTAAAAGCTAAAATTAAAGAAATGGTTTTTTAA
- a CDS encoding CPBP family intramembrane glutamic endopeptidase: MNRLTLRQTLIPLITIAIICFLWFGPIRLSYIENVVISILIIIANYIEYKGKLFSALGFQRENFTAKNIVVHAPLVALGLFTFYAFALVPAITKLTGVPIDYSSFDSLKGNLPACLIALLVVWATAGFGEEIIFRGYFMRQFVKFFGECKVSMVLNIVLLACFFGFMHSYQGITGQLVAGSVGALLALIFYLRKYDLWFIVAVHGFFDTIALICIYFSLA, from the coding sequence ATGAATAGACTGACCTTACGACAAACACTAATTCCATTAATCACCATTGCAATCATCTGCTTTTTATGGTTTGGCCCCATCCGTTTAAGCTACATAGAAAATGTAGTTATTTCAATATTAATAATTATAGCCAATTATATAGAATACAAAGGAAAACTATTTTCAGCACTTGGTTTTCAACGTGAAAATTTCACCGCCAAAAACATAGTCGTACATGCTCCATTAGTTGCGCTAGGACTCTTTACTTTTTATGCCTTTGCATTAGTTCCAGCAATTACCAAACTCACAGGAGTTCCTATAGATTATTCAAGTTTTGATTCATTGAAAGGAAATCTTCCTGCCTGTTTAATTGCATTACTGGTAGTTTGGGCTACTGCGGGGTTTGGAGAAGAAATTATCTTTCGCGGTTATTTTATGCGTCAATTTGTAAAATTCTTTGGAGAGTGCAAAGTCAGTATGGTTCTTAATATTGTCCTACTCGCTTGTTTTTTTGGCTTTATGCATAGTTATCAAGGAATTACTGGGCAACTTGTTGCAGGGTCTGTCGGAGCGCTATTAGCCCTGATATTCTACTTGCGTAAATACGATTTGTGGTTCATTGTTGCTGTACACGGTTTTTTTGACACTATTGCTTTAATTTGTATTTACTTTAGTTTGGCGTAA
- a CDS encoding VOC family protein codes for MKKTILCFAITLSFSTIACNGQTKSDSDKQKVDSNVTQKTNDMKSHISIFEIPATEISRAVDFYQAILDINIEKMEMPGMELGIFPHEEQMVTGVIMKGEGYKPSADGVTMYLNGGDNLQSILDKVEKNGGTIIVPKTTHADESGFFALFLDTEGNKLGLNSPN; via the coding sequence ATGAAAAAGACAATACTATGTTTTGCAATAACACTTTCCTTTAGTACAATCGCTTGCAATGGTCAAACCAAATCTGATTCCGACAAGCAAAAGGTTGATTCAAACGTAACACAAAAAACAAACGATATGAAAAGTCATATTTCAATTTTTGAAATTCCAGCAACAGAAATTTCACGGGCAGTAGATTTTTATCAAGCAATTTTAGACATTAACATTGAGAAAATGGAAATGCCAGGAATGGAACTAGGAATATTCCCACACGAAGAACAAATGGTTACAGGAGTTATAATGAAGGGCGAAGGATACAAACCTTCGGCTGATGGAGTAACCATGTATTTAAACGGTGGAGATAATCTTCAAAGCATTCTTGATAAGGTCGAAAAAAATGGCGGAACAATCATTGTTCCGAAAACAACTCACGCAGATGAAAGTGGATTTTTTGCTTTGTTTTTAGACACAGAAGGCAATAAACTTGGTCTAAATTCCCCAAACTAA